From Coffea arabica cultivar ET-39 chromosome 2e, Coffea Arabica ET-39 HiFi, whole genome shotgun sequence, the proteins below share one genomic window:
- the LOC113726317 gene encoding uncharacterized protein At1g01500-like produces the protein MDFTKREIYFLLRNMGNFHRKQNGNGVAEDGCHPASPRHYKHLSGGITTSLSWLDLRVFYVRVSKCEIDDSTPQYLTLNHVPLDCNTLLEVNGVRTGIYSDGVSTLLRRDRIDKKSEEVTFVSTDSIRTTGSVKLEVFDKDVLVLSGALELCNSDGFTGADSRNHDRCWSLNCDSDLPVGSVLLKGNQYMNLESGSPSIEVYVAGCFSGCPIILTKALQLGHKRKQMRKAMLDSIPEHETTANQKDDSSSIHGMQVTEQQNCDPEMEDYSRRHPGTEYIEGGDGELSWFNAGVRVGVGIGLSICVGVGIGVGLLVKTYQGTTRNFRRRLF, from the exons ATGGATTTCACTAAGAGAGAGATTTATTTCCTTTTGAGGAACATGGGGAATTTTCACCGGAAACAGAATGGCAATGGAGTGGCTGAGGATGGCTGCCACCCTGCTAGTCCAAGGCACTACAAGCACCTGTCCGGCGGCATCACGACTTCTTTATCTTGGCTGGATTTGAGAGTTTTCTATGTCAGGGTTAGCAAATGTGAGATCGATGATTCAACTCCCCAGTATCTTACCTTAAATCACGTTCCCCTGGACTGCAATACCCTTCTGGAAGTAAATGGTGTTAGAACTGGCATCTATTCGGATGGCGTATCAACCCTATTAAGAAGAGATAGGATAGACAAGAAATCTGAAGAAGTTACCTTCGTGAGTACTGACAGTATTAGGACGACAGGGAGTGTGAAacttgaggtttttgacaagGATGTTCTTGTGCTGTCGGGAGCACTAGAACTGTGTAATAGTGACGGCTTTACTGGCGCAGATTCAAGAAATCACGACCGGTGTTGGAGTTTGAATTGCGACTCGGATTTACCAGTTGGCTCTGTTCTCCTCAAGGGAAATCAGTACATGAACCTGGAGTCAGGCTCGCCATCAATCGAAGTCTACGTAGCTGGTTGCTTTTCAGGTTGTCCGATTATACTGACTAAGGCTCTGCAGCTTGGTCACAAGaggaagcaaatgaggaaggcAATGCTGGATTCGATTCCAGAACATGAGACAACTGCAAACCAGAAAGATGACTCATCATCTATACACGGAATGCAG GTCACTGAGCAGCAGAATTGTGATCCAGAAATGGAAGATTATAGCCGCCGTCATCCAGGGACGGAGTACATAGAAGGAGGGGATGGAGAACTGTCATGGTTTAATGCTGGAGTAAGAGTAGGCGTTGGGATTGGTCTTAGTATTTGTGTTGGAGTAGGAATAGGAGTGGGATTGCTAGTCAAAACCTACCAAGGAACGACCAGAAACTTCAGGAGGAGGCTATTCTGA
- the LOC113731289 gene encoding BTB/POZ domain-containing protein At3g05675-like — MTIVAGGVAPKKRQRVGSNSRFPSTVAVIDSSRPDDSLNEVSHKPFGPRRSSSYSLIPASSSSSSSSSASSSAGGFNDASTADVVLRLYVENSSPFLSDDSESISAVDQADVQIYLHSGVLRRSRYFSALLSDRWHKESCPADDVVVSSPVIYRFNLGVSATYGSIDYHLTVLQLLYTNDFSDVVDTASTALSLLPVALELLFEDCVRACVRFLEAVPWTEDEEKKVLGLVPFLSDEESQELLARVSPGKIDSSEEMLHGLIMSAIHNHPNTAFAKAFVAKLLRDFSSKESARRVLDRAFETSLKIVKESLEEYSSPDFRGDHNETEAIQRLNLHTAMTNGRHLLWLVERMIELRVADTAAEEWSDQASFTADLQRAFRDDAWRNIVPGLPAVVLRCTCKLANAVATGNILAARQVRMKLVKDWLPVLIICKENVSHMMSSHKSLYQELEETFLRIISTLPMSDAQELLQQCLSFSTRNVDDCPHLVTAFTTWFRRANRSLPAESLRQ, encoded by the exons ATGACGATAGTCGCCGGCGGCGTTGCCCCCAAAAAGAGACAACGCGTCGGAAGCAACAGCCGCTTCCCTTCCACCGTCGCCGTCATCGACTCCTCGCGTCCCGACGACTCCCTCAACGAAGTCTCTCATAAACCCTTTGGTCCCCGCCGCTCCTCTTCTTACTCTTTAATCCccgcctcctcctcctcctcctcctcctcctccgctTCCTCTTCCGCTGGTGGATTCAATGACGCTTCGACCGCCGATGTCGTCCTCCGTCTTTATGTCGAAAATTCCTCTCCGTTCCTCTCCGACGACTCTGAGTCCATCTCCGCCGTGGATCAGGCCGACGTCCAGATCTATCTCCACTCCGGTGTCCTTCGCCGCTCCAGGTACTTCTCCGCCTTATTGTCCGATCGCTGGCACAAGGAATCATGCCCTGCTGACGACGTCGTTGTTTCCTCCCCGGTCATCTATCGCTTCAACCTCGGCGTTTCTGCCACTTATGGCTCCATCGATTATCATCTCACCGTTCTTCAACTTCTCTACACCAACGACTTCTCCGACGTCGTCGATACTGCCTCCACGGCTCTCTCTTTGCTCCCCGTGGCGCTCGAATTGCTCTTTGAAGACTGCGTTAGGGCTTGCGTTCGATTCCTCGAGGCGGTGCCCTGGACCGAAGACGAAGAGAAGAAGGTTTTGGGCTTAGTCCCCTTTCTTAGCGACGAGGAGTCTCAGGAGCTTCTGGCTAGGGTTTCACCTGGTAAGATTGATTCCTCTGAAGAAATGCTTCACGGATTAATCATGTCTGCTATCCACAATCATCCCAATACGGCTTTCGCTAAGGCTTTCGTGGCCAAGTTGTTGAGGGATTTTTCGTCCAAGGAGTCTGCCAGGAGAGTGTTGGATCGCGCCTTTGAGACCAGCTTGAAGATTGTCAAGGAGTCGTTGGAGGAGTACTCGAGTCCTGATTTTCGTGGAGATCATAACGAGACTGAGGCTATCCAGAGGTTGAATTTGCACACTGCGATGACTAATGGGAGGCATTTGTTGTGGTTGGTTGAAAGGATGATTGAGCTCAGAGTAGCCGATACGGCTGCGGAAGAGTGGAGCGACCAGGCTTCTTTTACTGCGGATCTGCAAAGGGCTTTTCGCGACGATGCCTGGAGGAATATTGTGCCGGGGCTGCCCGCTGTCGTTCTTAGGTGCACTTGCAAGCTTGCCAATGCTGTTGCCACAGGGAACATTCTGGCTGCTAGACAG GTTAGAATGAAGCTTGTTAAAGATTGGCTACCGGTGTTGATCATATGCAAAGAGAATGTCTCCCATATGATGTCAAGCCACAAATCACTTTACCAGGAGCTGGAAGAAACATTTCTGAGAATCATATCCACACTGCCCATGTCAGATGCCCAAGAGTTGTTGCAGCAGTGCCTCAGCTTTTCAACTCGAAATGTTGATGATTGTCCTCACTTGGTCACTGCATTTACAACCTGGTTTCGACGTGCTAATCGATCTTTGCCGGCTGAGAGCCTTCGTCAATGA
- the LOC113726315 gene encoding probable receptor-like serine/threonine-protein kinase At4g34500, producing MKKDQTSADSPASIFTSTTPILGLKLYVVIIATSLVTIALFVLIFLFLRSKRRRMCLRQASGLLPLVSKDITRLKNNADPTQISSVHADHGSAKATDKETKPILSKDVQKYVQIIESEGKKASSDSNDSSTSRSESSSAVTASTSTSTEGANLGWGRWYSLKELEFATDAFADQNVIGEGGYGVVYRGVLQDGSVVAVKNLLNNKGQAQKEFKVEVEAIGKVRHKNLVGLIGYCAEGPRRMLVYEFVDNGNLEQWLHGDVGPVSPLTWEIRMKIAIGTARGLAYLHEGLEPKVVHRDVKSSNILLDRKWNPKVSDFGLAKLLGSEKSYVTTRVMGTFGYVSPDYASTGMLNEGSDVYSFGVLLMEIITGRSPVDYSRPPAEMNLVDWFKGMVANRRGEELLDPLIEIHPPSRALKRVLLVCLRCIDLDANKRPKMGQIVHMLEAEEFPFRADPRLAQETAPLHPFVGASFRGQLVKKDVVDGEQTSRRR from the exons ATGAAGAAGGATCAGACCTCCGCAGATTCACCAGCCAGCATTTTCACCTCTACCACTCCCATTCTCGGCCTCAAACTCTACGTTGTCATTATTGCAACTTCTCTCGTCACCATTGCCCTTTTCGTCCTCATCTTTCTCTTTCTCCGCTCCAAACGCCGTCGGATGTGCCTCAGGCAGGCTTCCGGACTCTTGCCTCTGGTTTCCAAAGATATTACCCGACTCAAAAATAATGCGGATCCAACCCAGATTTCTTCTGTGCATGCTGATCATGGTTCTGCCAAGGCGACGGACAAAGAAACCAAACCCATTCTCAGTAAAGATGTCCAGAAATATGTTCAGATCATTGAGTCCGAGGGCAAAAAAGCCAGTTCCGACAGCAATGACTCCAGTACCAGCAGGAGTGAATCGTCCTCTGCTGTCACGGCGTCCACCTCGACTTCCACTGAGGGGGCCAACCTCGGGTGGGGACGATGGTACAGCTTGAAGGAGCTTGAATTTGCCACTGATGCATTCGCCGATCAGAATGTCATTGGAGAAGGAGGCTACGGTGTTGTTTACAGAGGTGTTTTGCAGGACGGTTCTGTAGTGGCTGTAAAAAATCTTCTCAACAACAA GGGTCAGGCACAAAAGGAATTCAAGGTGGAAGTTGAGGCTATAGGCAAAGTGAGACACAAAAACCTTGTCGGCCTTATTGGTTATTGTGCAGAAGGTCCTCGGAG GATGCTTGTGTACGAGTTTGTTGATAATGGTAATTTGGAGCAATGGTTGCATGGTGATGTAGGGCCTGTTAGCCCACTCACTTGGGAGATCCGAATGAAGATCGCAATTGGTACTGCCAGAGG GCTTGCCTACTTGCATGAAGGATTAGAGCCCAAAGTTGTGCATCGTGATGTAAAATCTAGCAACATTCTTCTGGACAGAAAATGGAACCCAAAAGTATCAGACTTTGGCCTTGCCAAGCTATTAGGATCTGAGAAAAGCTATGTGACAACAAGAGTGATGGGAACATTTGG ATATGTTTCCCCTGATTATGCAAGTACTGGTATGCTTAACGAGGGAAGTGATGTGTACAGTTTTGGAGTTCTGCTCATGGAAATAATTACAGGAAGAAGCCCAGTTGATTATTCCAGGCCACCAGCAGAG ATGAATTTGGTTGACTGGTTCAAAGGAATGGTTGCAAATCGTCGTGGTGAAGAGCTTTTAGACCCCCTGATTGAGATCCATCCTCCCTCAAGGGCTTTAAAGCGAGTGCTGTTAGTTTGCCTTCGCTGTATAGATTTGGATGCCAACAAGCGACCAAAGATGGGGCAAATTGTACATATGCTTGAAGCTGAAGAATTTCCTTTTCGTGCC GATCCTCGGCTAGCCCAGGAAACAGCTCCTCTCCATCCATTTGTGGGAGCTAGCTTTAGGGGTCAATTAGTAAAAAAGGATGTGGTGGATGGTGAACAAACATCTAGAAGGAGATGA
- the LOC113731291 gene encoding cyclase-associated protein 1-like produces the protein MDEKLIQRLESAVARLEALSCGRGGSPDIGGDAASLDPSIVAYEDLIAQFVGRVSSAAEKIGGQVLDVTKIIEQAFSTQKELLIKVKQSQKPDMAGLVEFLKPLNEVIVKATKMTEGRRSDFFNHLKAATDSLTALAWIAYSGKDCGMSMPIAHVEESWQMAEFYSNKILVEYRNKDANHVEWAKALKELYIPGLRDYVKSHYPLGPVWSASGKTVVFAATKASASGAPAPPPPPPASLFSSEPPKPSSSQPKEGMAAVFEEINSGKPVTSGLRKVTADMKTKNRADRSGVVSAGEKESRVSSSSFSKAGPPKLELQMGRKWVVENQIGKKNLVIDDCDAKQSVYIFGCKDSVLQIQGKVNNITIDKCSKMGVVFKDVVAACEIVNCNGIEVQCQGSAPTISVDNTGGCQLYLSKDSLGASITTAKSSDINVLVPGAGQDDDWGEHALPHQYVHVYKDGQFVTTPVSHSGG, from the exons ATGGATGAGAAATTAATACAGAGATTGGAGTCGGCGGTGGCGCGTCTTGAAGCTCTGTCGTGTGGACGAGGTGGTTCGCCGGATATTGGCGGAGATGCGGCTTCCTTGGATCCGTCCATCGTTGCATATGAGGATCTCATAGCGCAATTCGTTGGTAGGGTTTCGAGTGCTGCGGAGAAGATTGGAGGACAGGTTCTGGATGTTACTAAGATCATTGAACAGGCTTTCTCCACTCAGAAAGAGCTTCTAATCAAAGTCAAGCAGTCTCAG AAACCTGACATGGCaggtttggttgaatttctcaAACCACTGAACGAGGTGATTGTGAAAGCAACAAAAATGACTGAAGGAAGGCGATCTGATTTCTTCAACCACTTGAAGGCTGCTACTGACAGTCTAACTGCTCTGGCATGGATTGCATACTCCGGAAAGGACTGTG GTATGAGCATGCCTATTGCACATGTTGAAGAAAGTTGGCAGATGGCTGAATTTTACAGTAACAAG ATCCTTGTGGAGTACAGAAACAAGGACGCGAATCATGTCGAATGGGCCAAAGCCTTGAAGGAGCTTTACATACCAGGATTGAGGGATTATGTGAAGAGCCATTATCCCTTGGGCCCTGTATGGAGTGCGTCAGGGAAAACTGTAGTTTTTGCAGCTACAAAGGCTTCTGCATCTGGTGCACCTGCccctccacctccaccaccgGCTTCCCTTTTCAGTTCTGAACCTCCTAAGCCTTCATCCTCACAGCCAAAGGAAGGGATGGCTGCTGTATTTGAAGAAATTAATTCTGGAAAGCCAGTGACTTCTG GATTGAGAAAGGTCACAGCTGATATGAAGACGAAAAACCGTGCTGATAGAAGTGGTGTTGTAAGTGCTGGTGAAAAAGAAAGCCGGGTTAGTTCGTCCTCTTTCTCAAAAGCAGGACCTCCAAAATTAGAGCTTCAAATGGGTCGTAA ATGGGTGGTAGAAAATCAAATTGGGAAAAAGAACTTGGTAATTGATGATTGTGATGCAAAGCAGTCTGTGTACATCTTTGGGTGCAAGGATTCTGTCCTTCAGATCCAAG GAAAAGTTAACAATATAACAATTGACAAATGCTCTAAGATGGGAGTTGTATTTAAG GATGTGGTGGCAGCTTGTGAGATTGTTAACTGTAATGGCATTGAGGTGCAATGTCAG GGTTCAGCTCCAACAATTTCAGTGGATAATACAGGTGGTTGCCAGTTATATTTGAGTAAAGACTCTCTGGGAGCGTCTATAACAACAGCTAAGTCAAGTGATATCAATGTCTTAGTGCCTGGTGCTGGGCAAGATGATGATTGG GGGGAACACGCTTTGCCACATCAGTATGTTCATGTATACAAGGATGGTCAATTTGTTACTACTCCGGTCTCCCATTCTGGAGGGTAA
- the LOC113731292 gene encoding glucan endo-1,3-beta-D-glucosidase-like isoform X2, whose amino-acid sequence MPLFNHNSPLFICAAALCPLFFQFLHFACSQSFIGVNYGQVADNLPPPAATAKLLQSTSIEKVRLYGADPAIIRALADTGIGIVIGAANGDIPALASDPNFAGQWVATNVLPYYPASKILVITVGNEVMTATDQNLISQLLPAMQNVQNALNAASLGGKIKVSTVHSMAVLTQSDPPSSGTFNPGFGGTMKALLQFHQANGSPFMINPYPYFAYQSDPRAETLAFCLFQPNAGRVDSGTGIKYMNMFDAQVDAVHSALNALGFKDVEIVVAETGWPYKGDPTEVGPSLDNAKAFNGNLISHLRSLVGTPLMPGKSVDTYIFALFDEDLKPGPSSERSFGLFKPDLSVTYDVDLSKNSQTPTTPATPATPAPVSPTTPITPVTPVPKPAAGWCVPKPGVSDAQLQSNLDYACAQGILGTAISCRPPLLLILIQAMVSAVILVAIHEEKGDIIWIAEVIISLSVIGQQK is encoded by the exons ATGCCTCTCTTCAATCACAACTCTCCTCTTTTCATCTGCGCCGCCGCCCTTTGCCctctttttttccaatttcttcacTTCGCCT gCTCTCAATCTTTCATTGGCGTGAATTATGGACAAGTCGCCGACAACTTGCCCCCGCCCGCTGCCACCGCGAAGCTACTCCAGTCCACTAGCATTGAGAAGGTCAGACTGTACGGAGCCGATCCAGCTATCATCAGAGCCTTGGCCGATACCGGCATCGGCATTGTTATTGGCGCAGCCAACGGAGACATTCCCGCGCTTGCCTCCGACCCTAATTTCGCGGGACAATGGGTCGCCACCAACGTCTTGCCTTATTACCCAGCTAGCAAAATTCTCGTCATCACCGTCGGTAATGAGGTCATGACCGCCACCGACCAAAACCTTATTTCTCAACTCTTACCGGCGATGCAAAATGTCCAAAACGCCCTCAATGCTG CTTCGCTTGGTGGGAAAATTAAGGTGTCGACGGTTCATTCAATGGCCGTGTTGACTCAGTCCGACCCGCCATCATCCGGAACATTTAACCCGGGTTTCGGGGGCACAATGAAAGCGTTATTGCAATTTCATCAAGCCAACGGTTCCCCTTTTATGATAAACCCGTATCCGTATTTTGCATACCAGAGTGATCCACGGGCCGAGACGTTGGCTTTCTGTCTCTTCCAACCCAATGCTGGACGAGTCGACTCAGGAACGGGTATTAAGTACATGAACATGTTTGATGCTCAG GTGGATGCAGTACATTCTGCCCTCAATGCATTGGGATTCAAGGATGTCGAGATTGTGGTTGCAGAGACAGGGTGGCCATACAAGGGAGATCCCACTGAAGTTGGCCCAAGTCTGGACAATGCAAAAGCCTTCAACGGGAACTTGATAAGCCACCTCAGATCATTGGTTGGCACTCCCCTGATGCCTGGAAAGTCTGTTGACACCTATATATTTGCCCTCTTTGATGAGGATTTGAAACCCGGGCCAAGCTCAGAACGGTCATTTGGGCTCTTCAAGCCTGATCTCTCTGTGACTTATGATGTTGATCTTTCAAAGAACAGTCAG ACTCCTACAACTCCAGCAACTCCGGCAACTCCTGCCCCTGTGAGTCCCACAACTCCCATAACCCCAGTTACACCAGTACCAAAGCCAGCAGCTGGTTGGTGTGTGCCCAAACCGGGTGTTTCTGATGCTCAATTGCAGTCAAATCTTGACTATGCCTGTGCCCAAG GAATCCTTGGAACTGCGATTTCCTGCAGACCGCCACTCTTACTTATACTAATCCAA GCTATGGTCAGTGCAGTTATCCTGGTGGCAATACATGAAGAGAAAGGGGATATTATTTGGATAGCTGAGGTAATAATAAGCTTGAGTGTCATTGGCCAGCAGAAGTAA
- the LOC113731292 gene encoding glucan endo-1,3-beta-D-glucosidase-like isoform X1, with protein sequence MPLFNHNSPLFICAAALCPLFFQFLHFACSQSFIGVNYGQVADNLPPPAATAKLLQSTSIEKVRLYGADPAIIRALADTGIGIVIGAANGDIPALASDPNFAGQWVATNVLPYYPASKILVITVGNEVMTATDQNLISQLLPAMQNVQNALNAASLGGKIKVSTVHSMAVLTQSDPPSSGTFNPGFGGTMKALLQFHQANGSPFMINPYPYFAYQSDPRAETLAFCLFQPNAGRVDSGTGIKYMNMFDAQVDAVHSALNALGFKDVEIVVAETGWPYKGDPTEVGPSLDNAKAFNGNLISHLRSLVGTPLMPGKSVDTYIFALFDEDLKPGPSSERSFGLFKPDLSVTYDVDLSKNSQTPTTPATPATPAPVSPTTPITPVTPVPKPAAGWCVPKPGVSDAQLQSNLDYACAQGIDCSPIQTGGTCFDPNTVAAHAAYAMNLLYQTAGRNPWNCDFLQTATLTYTNPSYGQCSYPGGNT encoded by the exons ATGCCTCTCTTCAATCACAACTCTCCTCTTTTCATCTGCGCCGCCGCCCTTTGCCctctttttttccaatttcttcacTTCGCCT gCTCTCAATCTTTCATTGGCGTGAATTATGGACAAGTCGCCGACAACTTGCCCCCGCCCGCTGCCACCGCGAAGCTACTCCAGTCCACTAGCATTGAGAAGGTCAGACTGTACGGAGCCGATCCAGCTATCATCAGAGCCTTGGCCGATACCGGCATCGGCATTGTTATTGGCGCAGCCAACGGAGACATTCCCGCGCTTGCCTCCGACCCTAATTTCGCGGGACAATGGGTCGCCACCAACGTCTTGCCTTATTACCCAGCTAGCAAAATTCTCGTCATCACCGTCGGTAATGAGGTCATGACCGCCACCGACCAAAACCTTATTTCTCAACTCTTACCGGCGATGCAAAATGTCCAAAACGCCCTCAATGCTG CTTCGCTTGGTGGGAAAATTAAGGTGTCGACGGTTCATTCAATGGCCGTGTTGACTCAGTCCGACCCGCCATCATCCGGAACATTTAACCCGGGTTTCGGGGGCACAATGAAAGCGTTATTGCAATTTCATCAAGCCAACGGTTCCCCTTTTATGATAAACCCGTATCCGTATTTTGCATACCAGAGTGATCCACGGGCCGAGACGTTGGCTTTCTGTCTCTTCCAACCCAATGCTGGACGAGTCGACTCAGGAACGGGTATTAAGTACATGAACATGTTTGATGCTCAG GTGGATGCAGTACATTCTGCCCTCAATGCATTGGGATTCAAGGATGTCGAGATTGTGGTTGCAGAGACAGGGTGGCCATACAAGGGAGATCCCACTGAAGTTGGCCCAAGTCTGGACAATGCAAAAGCCTTCAACGGGAACTTGATAAGCCACCTCAGATCATTGGTTGGCACTCCCCTGATGCCTGGAAAGTCTGTTGACACCTATATATTTGCCCTCTTTGATGAGGATTTGAAACCCGGGCCAAGCTCAGAACGGTCATTTGGGCTCTTCAAGCCTGATCTCTCTGTGACTTATGATGTTGATCTTTCAAAGAACAGTCAG ACTCCTACAACTCCAGCAACTCCGGCAACTCCTGCCCCTGTGAGTCCCACAACTCCCATAACCCCAGTTACACCAGTACCAAAGCCAGCAGCTGGTTGGTGTGTGCCCAAACCGGGTGTTTCTGATGCTCAATTGCAGTCAAATCTTGACTATGCCTGTGCCCAAGGTATTGATTGTAGTCCAATTCAAACTGGTGGAACATGTTTTGACCCAAATACTGTGGCAGCACATGCTGCCTATGCAATGAATCTCCTCTATCAAACTGCTGGCAGGAATCCTTGGAACTGCGATTTCCTGCAGACCGCCACTCTTACTTATACTAATCCAA GCTATGGTCAGTGCAGTTATCCTGGTGGCAATACATGA